From one Rubrobacter xylanophilus genomic stretch:
- a CDS encoding type IV pilus twitching motility protein PilT, with amino-acid sequence MEPSENGAVARREISRIEVLLEEMVSLGGSDLHLKVGSPPVVRVDGLLRRMEDFRSLVPEDTVEVLSQILPAALARDFEVEGEADFSYSVEGLGRFRVNAFRQRGSVSLAMRFVPFEVPRFEELGLPEVVGRLAREERGIVLVTGTTGSGKSTTLAAMIDLINRSEARHIVTVEDPIEFLHRDRRSIVNQREVGMDTASFSRALRRVLRQDPDVILIGEIRDAETARIALSAAETGHLVLSTLHTVDATETVNRLIDLFPPHERGPVRSMLAGTLRGIVGQRLLRARDGGRVAACEVLVATGRIREFILDATKTVQIQEAIAEGGYYGMQTYDQALLELVREGRVDYEEALRASSQPQNFRLMVRSLGIGN; translated from the coding sequence ATGGAGCCGAGCGAGAACGGGGCTGTGGCGCGCCGGGAGATCTCACGGATCGAGGTGCTCTTGGAGGAGATGGTATCGCTCGGGGGGAGCGACCTGCACCTGAAGGTCGGCTCGCCCCCGGTGGTCCGGGTGGACGGACTTCTGCGACGGATGGAGGACTTCCGTTCCCTCGTCCCCGAGGACACGGTCGAGGTGCTCTCGCAGATCCTGCCCGCGGCCCTCGCCCGGGACTTCGAGGTGGAGGGGGAGGCGGACTTCTCCTACTCGGTGGAGGGGCTGGGGCGCTTCCGGGTCAACGCCTTCCGCCAGCGCGGTTCGGTGTCGCTGGCGATGCGGTTCGTCCCGTTCGAGGTGCCGCGCTTCGAGGAACTGGGGTTGCCCGAGGTCGTGGGGCGGCTGGCCCGGGAGGAGCGGGGGATAGTGCTGGTGACCGGCACCACCGGCAGCGGCAAGTCCACCACCCTCGCCGCCATGATCGACCTCATAAACCGCTCGGAGGCCCGGCACATCGTGACGGTGGAGGACCCCATAGAGTTTCTGCACCGGGACCGCAGGAGCATCGTCAACCAGCGGGAAGTGGGGATGGACACCGCCTCCTTCTCGCGGGCGCTCAGGCGGGTCCTGCGGCAGGACCCGGACGTGATCCTGATCGGTGAGATCCGGGACGCCGAGACCGCCCGGATAGCCCTCTCCGCCGCGGAGACCGGGCACCTGGTCCTCTCCACCCTGCACACGGTGGACGCCACCGAGACGGTCAACCGCCTGATAGACCTCTTCCCGCCGCACGAGCGGGGGCCGGTGCGCTCGATGCTGGCCGGGACCCTACGGGGGATCGTCGGCCAGCGGCTCCTGCGGGCGCGCGACGGCGGCAGGGTGGCCGCCTGCGAGGTGCTGGTGGCGACCGGCAGGATCCGGGAGTTCATCCTGGATGCGACGAAGACCGTCCAGATCCAGGAGGCCATCGCCGAGGGCGGCTACTACGGGATGCAGACCTACGACCAGGCCCTCCTGGAGCTGGTCCGGGAGGGTCGGGTGGACTACGAGGAGGCGCTGCGGGCCTCGAGCCAGCCGCAGAACTTCCGGCTGATGGTCCGCTCGCTGGGGATCGGCAACTAG
- a CDS encoding aminopeptidase, with protein MRDERLRKLARLLVEYSIGAREGEQVLLSGGVAAEPLIREVYTSLLEAGAVPFVHAALPGLQERFFEHARELHYRKTPPMVRSLYEQADAFVNILAPTNTRALAGVDPSKQQALSRRDKELSDMVLKRDRWVLTLFPTDALAQESEMGLEEYEDFVFAAMALGEQDPVSFWREKSRRQERLKERLERAREIRITGPDTDLTLSVEGRTFINSAGTHNMPCGEVFTGPVEDSANGHIYFGIPVAVAGREVSGVRLRFENGRVVEASAEKGEEYLRSMLEADEGARYLGELGIGTNYHIPRPTRNILFDEKLGGTVHLALGRSYESTGGRNSSSIHWDLICDLRGGGEIRADGETIQKDGRFVGLELG; from the coding sequence ATGAGAGATGAGCGTCTGCGAAAGCTGGCCCGGCTGCTGGTCGAGTACTCCATAGGAGCCCGCGAGGGGGAGCAGGTGCTCCTCTCCGGCGGGGTGGCGGCGGAGCCCCTGATCCGGGAGGTGTATACGAGCCTGCTCGAGGCGGGGGCGGTGCCCTTCGTGCACGCCGCTCTGCCGGGCTTGCAGGAGCGCTTCTTCGAGCACGCCCGCGAGCTGCACTACCGGAAGACCCCGCCGATGGTCCGCTCGCTCTACGAGCAGGCCGACGCGTTCGTGAACATCCTCGCGCCCACCAACACCCGGGCGCTCGCCGGGGTCGACCCGTCGAAGCAGCAGGCCCTGAGCCGGCGGGACAAGGAGCTCTCGGACATGGTCCTGAAGCGGGACCGCTGGGTGCTCACCCTGTTCCCCACCGATGCCCTGGCCCAGGAGTCCGAGATGGGCCTGGAGGAGTACGAGGATTTCGTCTTCGCGGCGATGGCGCTCGGCGAGCAGGACCCGGTGTCCTTCTGGCGCGAGAAGTCCCGGCGGCAGGAACGGCTCAAGGAGCGGCTGGAGCGGGCCCGCGAGATCCGGATCACCGGCCCCGACACCGACCTGACCCTCTCGGTCGAGGGGCGGACGTTCATAAACTCCGCCGGGACCCACAACATGCCCTGCGGCGAGGTGTTCACCGGTCCGGTGGAGGATTCGGCGAACGGACACATCTACTTCGGGATCCCGGTGGCGGTCGCCGGCCGGGAGGTCTCCGGGGTCCGGCTAAGGTTCGAGAACGGCCGGGTGGTGGAGGCCAGCGCGGAGAAGGGTGAGGAGTACCTCCGCTCGATGCTAGAGGCCGACGAGGGCGCCCGCTACCTGGGGGAGCTGGGGATCGGGACGAACTACCACATCCCGCGGCCCACCCGCAACATCCTCTTCGACGAGAAGCTGGGTGGGACGGTGCACCTGGCGCTGGGCCGCTCCTACGAGAGCACCGGCGGCAGGAACTCCTCCAGCATCCACTGGGACCTCATCTGCGACCTGCGCGGGGGCGGTGAGATCCGCGCCGACGGTGAGACGATCCAGAAGGACGGTCGCTTCGTCGGCCTGGAGCTGGGGTGA
- a CDS encoding HAD family hydrolase has product MREVTNPPSANGLRYETVFLDVDGTLLWVDLDVEGYVRDLAPYARDGELTVERASGPLRKSVRKHIAENIKYRTAGELNEFRRRNALETARRLGVEAPPEVITGAAERRISFRPYPESEEVLRGLRGLGARLYVVSNWDVLLEEVLGDLGWLGYFEDVVASAAVGYEKPDPGIFEEALRRSGAERGRTVHVGNDPVADVEGARAAGIDAVLVDRRGGGGHPAASAVVSDLREVLGIVRGRS; this is encoded by the coding sequence GTGCGAGAAGTGACGAACCCGCCCTCCGCGAACGGGCTGCGCTACGAGACGGTATTTCTGGACGTGGACGGGACCCTTCTGTGGGTGGACCTGGACGTGGAGGGGTACGTGAGGGATCTCGCCCCCTACGCGCGCGATGGCGAGCTCACCGTCGAGCGGGCCTCCGGTCCGTTGCGGAAGAGCGTGAGGAAGCACATCGCGGAGAACATAAAGTACCGGACCGCCGGGGAGCTCAACGAGTTCCGGCGGCGCAACGCGCTGGAAACCGCCCGGCGTCTCGGCGTCGAGGCCCCGCCGGAGGTGATCACGGGGGCCGCAGAGCGCAGGATCTCCTTCCGGCCCTACCCGGAGTCCGAGGAGGTGCTGCGCGGTCTGCGGGGGCTGGGGGCCCGCCTGTACGTGGTCTCCAACTGGGACGTGCTGCTGGAAGAGGTGCTGGGGGATCTGGGGTGGCTCGGGTACTTCGAGGACGTCGTCGCTTCTGCGGCCGTGGGGTACGAGAAGCCCGACCCGGGTATCTTCGAGGAGGCGCTGCGCCGCAGCGGGGCGGAGCGGGGGCGCACCGTGCACGTGGGCAACGACCCCGTGGCTGACGTCGAGGGGGCGCGCGCCGCCGGGATAGACGCCGTGCTGGTGGACCGGCGGGGAGGTGGGGGACATCCGGCGGCCTCCGCCGTGGTCTCCGACCTCCGGGAGGTGCTCGGGATAGTGCGGGGCCGGAGTTGA
- the folE gene encoding GTP cyclohydrolase I FolE, producing the protein MTEAYPPRGRVDRERIERAVREILVAIGEDPEREGLLGTPRRVAEAYEYLFSGLREDPRRHLEVGFMEDYRDLILVRDIYLASLCEHHLLPFIGRAHVAYAPRGKVVGISKLARLVEGYARRPQLQERLTSQIADALYEGLGSRGSLVIIEADHSCMTMRGVQKPGSVTVTSASRGIYREDGALRSELTDLILRGREI; encoded by the coding sequence TTGACCGAGGCCTATCCCCCGCGGGGGCGGGTGGACCGGGAGAGGATCGAGCGGGCGGTGCGCGAGATCCTGGTGGCCATCGGCGAGGACCCGGAGCGGGAGGGGCTGCTGGGAACCCCGCGGCGGGTCGCCGAGGCCTACGAGTACCTCTTCTCCGGGCTCAGGGAGGACCCCCGGCGCCACCTCGAGGTCGGTTTCATGGAGGATTACCGGGACCTCATCCTCGTCCGGGATATCTACCTGGCTTCCCTCTGCGAGCACCACCTGTTGCCGTTCATCGGCAGGGCCCACGTGGCCTACGCCCCGCGGGGCAAGGTGGTGGGGATCTCCAAGCTCGCCCGGCTCGTGGAGGGCTACGCCCGCCGGCCCCAGCTGCAGGAGCGGCTCACCTCCCAGATCGCCGACGCGCTCTACGAGGGGCTGGGCTCGCGCGGATCGCTGGTCATCATCGAGGCCGACCACTCCTGCATGACGATGCGGGGGGTGCAGAAGCCCGGCAGCGTCACAGTCACCTCGGCCTCCCGGGGCATCTACCGGGAGGACGGAGCGCTGCGCTCCGAGCTTACGGACCTCATCCTGCGCGGGCGGGAGATCTGA